From the Lolium rigidum isolate FL_2022 chromosome 2, APGP_CSIRO_Lrig_0.1, whole genome shotgun sequence genome, one window contains:
- the LOC124692613 gene encoding UDP-rhamnose/UDP-galactose transporter 6-like has translation MGVAPGSKAERKAALDAGAWMFNVVTSVGIIMVNKALMATHGFSFATTLTGLHFATTTLMTSVMKWLGYIQPSYLPLPELVKFVVFANLSIVGMNVSLMWNSVGFYQIAKLCIIPVLCFLEILFDKVRYSRDTKLSIMLVLGGVAVCTVTDVSVNSQGLIAAIVAVWSTALQQHYVHHLQRKYSLGSFNLLGHIAPAQAASLLIFGPFVDFWLTNKRVDTFNYTMVVTFFIVLSCIIAVGTNLSQFICIGRFTAVSFQVLGHMKTILVLTLGFFLFGKEGLNFHVAVGMTLAVIGMIWYGNASSKPGGKERQVYIPISEKIQKHSMLLSQSELGQKV, from the exons ATGGGTGTGGCACCAGGAAGCAAGGCAGAGAGAAAAGCAGCATTAGATGCTGGAGCATGGATGTTCAATGTTGTGACATCTGTTGGTATAATCATGGTCAACAAGGCCTTAATGGCCACACACGGCTTTAGTTTTG CTACAACATTAACTGGGCTGCATTTTGCAACCACTACCTTGATGACATCAGTAATGAAATGGTTGGGATATATTCAGCCATCCTACCTACCATTGCCAGAACTAGTAAAATTTGTCGTCTTTGCAAATCTATCAATTGTTGGGATGAATGTTAGCTTGATGTGGAACTCTGTTGGATTTTATCAG ATTGCCAAGTTGTGTATTATTCCAGTTTTGTGCTTTCTAGAAATTCTGTTTGACAAAGTCCGTTACTCGAGAGATACGAAGCTCAGTATAATGCTCGTCCTAGGCGGTGTTGCTGTATGTACGGTAACTGATGTTAGTGTGAACTCTCAAGGGCTAATAGCTGCAATAGTAGCAGTCTGGAGCACTGCACTACAACAGCAT TATGTTCATCACCTTCAGCGGAAGTACTCGCTTGGCTCATTCAACCTCTTGGGTCATATTGCTCCTGCTCAGGCAGCGTCATTGTTAATATTTGGTCCTTTTGTGGACTTTTGGCTGACAAACAAAAGAGTTGATACTTTTAATTATACCATGGTAGTTACG TTCTTCATTGTATTGTCGTGCATAATTGCTGTCGGTACCAATCTAAGCCAGTTCATATGCATCGGAAGATTCACAGCTGTGTCGTTTCAAGTTCTAGGTCACATGAAGACTATTCTTGTGTTGACACTGGGCTTTTTCTTATTCGGAAAAGAGGGACTTAATTTCCATGTCGCGGTTGGCATGACCCTGGCTGTGATTGGCATGATTTGGTATGGGAATGCGTCATCCAAACCAGGAGGTAAAGAGCGGCAGGTTTACATACCAATCAGTGAGAAAATACAGAAGCACAGCATGCTGTTGTCTCAGTCTGAGCTTGGCCAGAAAGTCTAA
- the LOC124692614 gene encoding protein TIC 20-I, chloroplastic-like: MLSCQGVATGAANSQLFGFPAASRYGYPSRSSVRSKPGFLKLQPPALHDKKILPLRACVDISARAVSSSFLKYDSVKGTNPIKPLTSSRNLHPGTQFRCQASLASFSYPELTSKPKWWWRTLACVPYLLPLHNMWSHADAVYQLHPYLQQFSLFYAFIDTMALVPGWLFLMIFMTVYFFVVRRKWSPHFLRYHIILAILLDTGSQALATMCNWNPSIVFQGKPMAYFWMTLAFIQIFTVLECMRCALAGVYPNVPFISHTAFIHSDLNLFR, from the exons ATGCTGTCCTGTCAAGGAGTAGCTACCGGGGCTGCAAATTCTCAGCTATTCGGTTTCCCTGCCGCGAGCCGCTATGGTTATCCTTCAAGATCATCAGTTCGTTCTAAACCAGGCTTTCTGAAACTACAGCCGCCTGCACTTCATGACAAGAAAATCCTCCCTCTGAGAG CATGTGTTGATATTTCTGCTCGTGCCGTATCTTCCTCCTTCCTGAAGTATGATTCTGTAAAGGGCACCAATCCCATCAAGCCATTGACATCAAGCCGCAACTTGCACCCAGGAACTCAATTTCGCTGTCAAGCATCTTTAGCGTCATTCAGCTACCCTGAGTTAACTTCTAAACCAAAATGGTGGTGGAGGACCCTGGCATGTGTACCTTATCTTCTGCCACTGCACAATATGTGGTCGCACGCAGATGCTGTGTACCAGCTTCATCCATACTTGCAACAGTTTAGTCTGTtttatgccttcattgacacaatGGCACTAGTCCCTGGATGGCTATTTCTGATGATCTTCATGACTGTCTACTTCTTTGTGGTGCGACGGAAGTGGTCTCCACACTTTCTGCGGTATCACATCATATTGGCTATTCTTCTCGACACTGGCTCTCAAGCTTTGGCGACCATGTGCAACTGGAATCCGAGCATTGTTTTTCAGGGTAAACCAATGGCATATTTCTGGATGACACTGGCCTTCATTCAGATATTCACGGTCCTCGAGTGTATGAGGTGTGCGCTTGCAGGAGTGTATCCTAATGTTCCATTCATATCCCACACGGCATTCATCCATTCTGATCTGAACCTGTTCAGGTAA